Within the Arthrobacter sp. Marseille-P9274 genome, the region CGACAACTTCCATGTGTTTGCCGACGGTGCGGACACCCGCGACTCCGGCCTGGTCGACCGCGACGCCTGGACCTCCTACCTGGAAAAGAACAGCCCGCTGTCCCCGTCCTTCGACCGGCGTTCGGCCGCGCTCACCGGCGTCCCGGCAACGGTTGAACCCGGCCAGGAGGTTGAGTTCCAGGTTTCCAAGCTGGACCTGACCTCGCTCGGCTCCCCGGAAAACAAGACACTGACCCTGCGCTACGAGCCGGCGGAGAGCGGCGCCAGCGCCTTCTCGCGGGCCGTTTCCGCCGCGGCGCTTCCGGCGGACCTGGGTACCTTTGCCGTGGCCGACGGCGGCGCGACGGTTTCGTTCACCGTCCCGGCCGAACTTCGCGGCGGGGCGTTCACGCTGACGGCGGCCCCGTCCGGCACCGTGGTGCGGCTGCCGATCGAGGTGCCGACGGCGGGCATTCCTAGCGACGACGACAGCGGGCAGCCCGGGACCGGCGAGGAGCCCGGCGCCAGCGATCAGCCGACCGACCAGCCGCAGCCAGGCACCGACGAGCCGAGCGCTGAGCCGACCACCGGCCCGCTCGGCGGGGGTGGCAACCCCGACCCGAACGCGGGAGACCCGTCCGCTCCGGGCGACGGCACCCTGCCGCTGACCGGCGCCGGCGGCCTGCTGCCGCTCGGCATCGGTGCGCTGGTCCTGCTCGGCGGAGGCACCGCCGTCGTCCTGGCCGCGCGGCGCCGCAAGCAAGCAGGACGCTAGCGGCAACTCGAGGGGCTTCCTTCCGGTGGAGGGAGCCCCTCCCCCTTTGACCTAGTCCCCATCACCCGCACCAAGGAAAGAGAACCATGACCAGGAAACCCTGGAAACCGGCAGCCTGCGGCGCCATCGCCGCCGGCGTTCTTGCCTCCGGCTTTGCAGCGCTACCCGCAGCCGCAGCCCAGCCCGCAACGGCAGCCCAGCCCGCAGGCATCAACACGGACGCCGCCGTCGTGATTAATGAGGCGTACGTCAATGGCGGCAGCGCCAACGCGCCGTACACCCACAAGTTCGTCGAACTGTTCAATCCCACCGACGCGCCGGTCACACTCGACGGCATGTCGCTGCAGTACCGCTCCTCGGGCGGCACCTCCGCGCCCACCGGGGTGGTGGCACTGAAGGGCACCATCCCGGCCAACGGCTACTTCCTGGTCCAGGGCGGCAGCAACGGCGGCACCGGCGCGGCGTTGCCCGAGGCAGACCAGGCCAGCGGCGCGCTGAATCCTTCGGGCAGCTCCGGCACCATCGTGCTGGCCGGCCAGGCCACCGCGCTCACGGGAATGGCCACGGGTTCGGTGCTGGAGGACGAGCGGGTGGTGGACCTGCTCGGCTACGGCAGCTCCAACACCTACGAGACGGCGGCGGCCGCCTCCCCCAACGGCACCACGAACCCGCTCTCGATGAACCGCTCCGGCGGGCTGGATACCGACAACAACGCCGAGGACTTCAGCCTCAGCGCTGCGGTCACCCCGGTTGCCTCCGGCGGAACCGCGCCGGAGTCCCAGCCCGAGCCGGAACCCGAGCCTGAAGCTCCGGCCCTGCGGACCATTGCCGAAATCCAAGGCACGTCAAACGTTTCCCCGCTCGTCGGCCAAACCGTCGCCACCCGCGGCGTCGTCACCGCCGCCTACCCCAGCGGCGGGTTCAACGGCTACTACATGCAGACTCCGGGCACCGGCGGCGAGGATAACGCGGCGGAGCGTACTGCGTCCGACGGCATCTTCGTCTACTCCCCCGCCACCGTGGACGAGGTCGCCATCGGCGACCATGTCGAAGTGGCCGGCAAGGTCGCCGAGCACTTCGGCATGACCCAGCTGACCGTCAACGACGGGGGCCTCACCACGCTCGACGAATCGGCCGAGGCCGTCAAGGCCGCCGCCGTCGAGTGGCCCGCCACGGACGCGGACCGGGAGAAGCTCGAGGGCATGCTGCTGCGGCCCGAGGGTAGCTTCACCGTCACGGACAACTACGCGCTGAACCAGTACGGCGAGATCGGCCTGGCCGCCGGCGAGATGCCGCTCGTCCAGCCCACTGCCGTCGGCGCGTACGGCTCGGACGCCTTCTGGGCCGAGACGGAGAAGAACGCCGCCCTCGCCGTGACCCTGGATGACGGCGCCAGCACCAACTTCCTGGGCAGCGACCGGAACAAGGACATCCCGCTGCCGTACCTGACCCCGGAGGATCCGGTCCGCATCGGCTCCGCCGCCGACTTCACCGGCGACGTCGTCCTCGACTACCGCTTCGACCTCTGGCGCTTCCAGCCCGTGGGTGAACTGACGGGAGACGACAGCGCGGGCCTGCAGCCGGCGTCGTTCTCCAATACCCGCACCGACGCACCGGAGGAAGTGGGTGGCAACGTCAGCATTGCGTCCTTCAACGTGCTGAACTACTTCACCACCACCGGCGACCAGCTGGCCGGCTGCGAGGCCTACACGGACCGCGACGGCAACCCGGTCAGCGCGCGCAACTGCGACGCCCGCGGCGCCTATGACGCCGAGAACCTGGAACGCCAGGAAGCGAAGATCGTCGCCGCCATCAACGCCCTCGATGCCGACGTCGTCGCCCTTGAGGAGATCGAGAACTCCGCAAAGTTCGGCAAGGACCGCGACGCCGCCCTGGCGACCCTGACCGCGGCCCTGAACGAGGCCCTGGCGGCCAAGGGCGAGCCTGCGGACTGGGACTACGTCCGGTCGCCGGAGGAACTGCCGTCCCTGGCTGACGAGGACTTCATCCGCACGGCGTTCATCTACAAGAAGGATGCGGTCCAGACCATCGACGAGTCCGTCATCCACAATGACAC harbors:
- a CDS encoding ExeM/NucH family extracellular endonuclease, with translation MTRKPWKPAACGAIAAGVLASGFAALPAAAAQPATAAQPAGINTDAAVVINEAYVNGGSANAPYTHKFVELFNPTDAPVTLDGMSLQYRSSGGTSAPTGVVALKGTIPANGYFLVQGGSNGGTGAALPEADQASGALNPSGSSGTIVLAGQATALTGMATGSVLEDERVVDLLGYGSSNTYETAAAASPNGTTNPLSMNRSGGLDTDNNAEDFSLSAAVTPVASGGTAPESQPEPEPEPEAPALRTIAEIQGTSNVSPLVGQTVATRGVVTAAYPSGGFNGYYMQTPGTGGEDNAAERTASDGIFVYSPATVDEVAIGDHVEVAGKVAEHFGMTQLTVNDGGLTTLDESAEAVKAAAVEWPATDADREKLEGMLLRPEGSFTVTDNYALNQYGEIGLAAGEMPLVQPTAVGAYGSDAFWAETEKNAALAVTLDDGASTNFLGSDRNKDIPLPYLTPEDPVRIGSAADFTGDVVLDYRFDLWRFQPVGELTGDDSAGLQPASFSNTRTDAPEEVGGNVSIASFNVLNYFTTTGDQLAGCEAYTDRDGNPVSARNCDARGAYDAENLERQEAKIVAAINALDADVVALEEIENSAKFGKDRDAALATLTAALNEALAAKGEPADWDYVRSPEELPSLADEDFIRTAFIYKKDAVQTIDESVIHNDTDAFANARKPLAQTFKVKAGGAGTKFIVVANHFKSKGSGGATGDNADHGQGAWNAARTAQAESLVAFADGLQEQFSTDKVFLTGDFNSYAQEDPIRVLRDAGYVDQGEKTGEHTYSFDGMVGSLDHIFASPSADATVAGADVWNINSVESVALEYSRYNYNVTDFYAPDAYRASDHDPLIVGLDLPTAKEQAHSR